A genomic region of Drosophila kikkawai strain 14028-0561.14 chromosome X, DkikHiC1v2, whole genome shotgun sequence contains the following coding sequences:
- the LOC108080049 gene encoding uncharacterized protein: MSTSYTRLFRILFVIIFLKLLFLLGLYFRSYDVSTRLQRRPVVVSQVDIFDEILLDRRKSPSWEQQLKWIREEMPSFPLEELKQREKHHQTVKCGPAPDLMNIDFHNTYWQKAVNQNLTYYLFGAYFDDRETVPEAPLVRLLTMVNQHLDKKFKYPQIYCQLWFEGKADPLIVNVTEHRVMWPFGHAPRRVYPTFLSCPLPGNSSLEEKVPQMVSLVGQKCDRARNLLRVVYEPAEEEVVKVKAQATGNGTNFSSSTESTSSSAEQPTKDPRFIVCVKAMDFPYKDKSWRLIEWLELMRLLGASKVWLYDAQMHPNMTRVLKDYPGFVEVRAMSLGRGEPHARPHFHHYTMAADGFNRILNEMIPYNDCFYRNMYKYDYVGVFDTDEVIMPLGNTTDWKQLVKLARHVPDYGGVTSPKCTEWVSFCFRNVYYPRYPERPKVYRNLSSSFYMLQHVERVREHCNRGAATKCLHDTRFAVGLHNHFTFFHTENAACGAKSVPIEFAQMQHYREPDTKSLLIDPIIDASIWRFQPQLQSRIEEKYRRLGFLPNEQQLADSMERRRRNDELQLKEAVGQQGGSG; encoded by the exons ATGTCAACGAGCTACACGCGCCTCTTCCGAATCCTATTCGTGATCATTTTCCTCAAGCTGCTCTTTCTGCTGGGCCTGTACTTTCGGAGTTACGATGTGAGCACCAGGCTACAGAGGCGACCAGTTGTGGTCTCCCAGGTGGATATATTTGATGAGATTTTATTGGATCGCAGGAAGT CCCCCTCTTGGGAGCAGCAACTGAAATGGATACGCGAGGAGATGCCCTCGTTTCCCTTGGAGGAGCTTAAACAGCGGGAAAAACACCATCAGACAGTGAAATGTGGCCCTGCTCCGGATCTCATGAACATTGATTTCCACAATACCTACTGGCAAAAAGCGGTGAATCAGAATTTAACTTACTACCTCTTTGGGGCCTACTTTGATGACAGGGAAACAGTGCCAGAGGCACCTCTAGTCCGTCTCCTGACCATGGTCAATCAGCATCTGGACAAGAAGTTCAAATATCCACAAATATACTGTCAGCTTTGGTTCGAGGGCAAAGCGGATCCCCTCATTGTTAATGTCACCGAGCATCGGGTGATGTGGCCCTTTGGTCATGCCCCTCGTCGTGTCTATCCCACCTTCCTGAGCTGTCCCCTGCCGGGTAACAGCAGTTTGGAGGAAAAGGTGCCTCAGATGGTGTCTTTGGTGGGACAAAAGTGTGATAGGGCCAGGAATTTGCTTAGAGTGGTCTATGAACCAGCTGAGGAAGAGGTGGTCAAGGTCAAGGCTCAGGCCACAGGAAATGGCACAAATTTCAGCTCCTCCACGGAATCCACTTCCTCCTCTGCTGAGCAACCAACCAAAGATCCCCGTTTTATAGTCTGTGTCAAGGCCATGGACTTTCCCTACAAGGACAAGTCCTGGCGACTGATAGAGTGGCTGGAGCTAATGCGTCTCCTGGGAGCCTCCAAAGTCTGGCTGTACGATGCCCAAATGCATCCCAACATGACCCGAGTGCTAAAGGATTATCCCGGCTTTGTGGAAGTGCGTGCCATGTCCTTGGGTCGTGGAGAGCCCCATGCCCGTCCCCATTTCCATCACTACACCATGGCGGCGGATGGCTTCAATCGAATCCTGAATGAGATGATCCCGTACAATGATTGCTTCTACAGGAACATGTACAAGTACGACTATGTGGGTGTCTTTGACACTGATGAGGTGATCATGCCCCTGGGCAACACCACCGACTGGAAGCAACTGGTGAAACTGGCCCGCCATGTACCCGACTATGGCGGGGTCACCTCGCCGAAATGCACCGAATGGGTGAGCTTCTGCTTCCGCAATGTCTACTATCCCCGGTATCCGGAACGTCCCAAGGTCTATCGCAATCTCTCCAGCTCCTTCTATATGCTCCAGCATGTGGAGCGGGTGCGAGAGCATTGCAATCGAGGTGCGGCCACCAAGTGCCTCCATGACACTCGGTTTGCGGTGGGCTTGCACAATCATTTTACGTTCTTCCATACGGAAAATGCCGCCTGTGGGGCCAAGTCGGTGCCGATAGAGTTTGCCCAGATGCAGCACTACAGGGAGCCGGATACCAAGTCCCTGCTGATCGATCCGATCATTGATGCCAGCATCTGGCGATTCCAGCCGCAGTTGCAGTCAAGGATCGAGGAGAAGTACCGGCGATTGGGTTTCCTGCCCAATGAGCAGCAGCTGGCGGATTCGATGGAGCGGCGGCGACGCAACGATGAGCTCCAGCTGAAGGAGGCAGTGGGTCAGCAGGGTGGGTCGGGGTGA
- the LOC108079966 gene encoding transcription factor SPT20 homolog isoform X1 yields MEINASQQTSAKMFSTNFYKMKNFANPNIFFRRNPKIATEPKEAVKAMPTTDVAKDNVLTVSKLEKLEKENEIQMVKLEKEIKVEKLEKEIKVEKLEKVLQVESSVTAEPDPVPSTLSKAKKRRNRYINRKINNINKNVVPGSSPSRDSSGSSSNPKSAKLRKIEPSQELQKNEQDQQKPQQQKAQQQKQQQQQTQQKPQQQQQQLQQQQQKPQLQKPQQENSQQQNPQQQHQKQQLNRRQKVKQKQQQQNPQQEMEQKQQQNPQQQLQKPLQQQQQKPMQQKQLQQQQQKPQQQKPQQQKPQQLQQQQQKPQQQQHLKQQQKPKQQKKPLQPETIEKAPESINKYEMKFSEVVKGQEKTTSEMNMIQVKTTSEMNKIQVKTTLSSNKNQAKNPENKGLDNQKNQKVKHTESLKNQEKTFSEVVKAITEKQKKRDNKDIDRINLDKAQEDEIQKSQEMVLQTEDLKVNQEKVQSESLKSQEKTQQSEGLKTQEMVPQPESLETQEMQQQPDSLKTQEKQQQPESQKLNQEKLPQPESLTTLKKPEQPESLNVNQDETIPDTMSSQIPAPSQPDKSPHEPKETSSQELDLLKPKQGDMETESEPSLNESNESNDDPKVPHHPLNSLWTLWYLESDRTKSWEDLQNKVASFDTVENFWSLWSHIKPPSELKTGSDYSIFKRGIRPMWEDEANKNGGRWVISINKNNKHDLDNFWLDTMLCLIGETSDYADDICGAVVNIRSKSNKISIWTSDGKNETATWEIGQMLRDCMRLSTDYTLSYFLHIDTMAKQGSIVKAVYTL; encoded by the exons ATGGAG ATTAACGCCAGCCAGCAGACGAGTGCGAAAATGTTTTCGACGAATTTCTACAAAATGAAGAATTTCGCCAATccgaatattttttttagacgCAACCCAAAGATCGCCACGGAGCCTAAAGAAGCCGTCAAAGCAATGCCTACAACTGATGTCGCCAAGGATAATGTATTAACGGTGTCGAAATTGGAGAAATTAGAGAAGGAGAATGAGATTCAAATGGTGAAATTAGAGAAGGAAATTAAAGTTGAGAAATTAGAGAAGGAAATTAAAGTGGAGAAATTAGAGAAAGTGCTTCAAGTGGAGAGTTCAGTTACGGCGGAGCCAGATCCTGTGCCATCCACTCTGAGCAAGGCCAAGAAGAGAAGGAACCGTTATATAAACAGGAAGATTAACAACATCAACAAGAATGTGGTTCCAGGTAGCTCCCCGTCCAGAGATTCCAGTGGGTCTAGTAGCAATCCAAAAAGTGCCAAGCTGAGGAAGATCGAGCCATCGCAGGAGCTGCAGAAGAATGAGCAGGATCAGCAAAAGCCACAGCAGCAGAAGGCACAACAgcagaagcaacagcagcagcaaacgcAGCAGAAAcctcaacaacagcagcagcagctgcaacagcaacagcagaaacCTCAGCTGCAGAAGCCGCAGCAGGAGAACTCTCAGCAGCAGAACCctcagcagcaacaccaaaaACAGCAGCTAAATCGAAGGCAGAAGGTAAAgcagaagcaacagcaacagaacCCGCAGCAGGAAatggagcagaagcagcagcagaacccgcagcagcagcttcaaaAACCTctacagcaacagcaacagaaacCCATGCAGCAGAAacagctgcaacagcagcagcagaaacctCAGCAACAGAAACCTCAGCAACAAAagccgcagcagctgcaacagcagcagcagaaacctcagcaacagcagcacctGAAACAGCAGCAAAAACCGAAGCAACAAAAGAAGCCGCTGCAGCCTGAGACAATCGAGAAGGCGCCGGAGAGCATAAACAAGTACGAGATGAAATTTTCTGAAGTGGTAAAGGGGCAAGAAAAGACCACTTCCGAAATGAATATGATCCAGGTGAAGACAACTTCCGAAATGAATAAGATCCAGGTGAAGACAACTCTTTCAAGCAATAAGAACCAGGCAAAGAACCCGGAAAACAAAGGTCTTGATAATCAGAAGAATCAGAAAGTAAAACATACTGAAAGCCTAAAAAACCAGGAGAAGACATTTTCCGAAGTCGTAAAGGCGATCACTGAGAAGCAAAAGAAACGGGATAATAAAGATATCGACAGAATTAATCTGGATAAGGCACAAGAAGACGAAATACAGAAGAGCCAGGAGATGGTACTGCAAACCGAAGACTTAAAGGTGAACCAGGAGAAGGTACAATCCGAAAGCCTAAAGAGCCAGGAGAAGACACAACAATCCGAAGGTTTAAAGACCCAGGAGATGGTACCACAACCCGAGAGCCTGGAGACCCAGGAGATGCAACAACAACCCGATAGCCTGAAGACCCAGgagaagcaacaacaacccgaGAGCCAGAAGTTGAACCAGGAGAAGTTACCACAACCCGAAAGCTTAACGACCCTGAAGAAGCCAGAACAACCCGAAAGCCTGAATGTGAATCAGGACGAGACCATTCCCGATACAATGTCATCACAGATCCCCGCTCCTTCCCAGCCCGACAAGTCACCCCATGAACCCAAAGAAACCTCTTCCCAAGAACTCGATCTCCTTAAACCAAAGCAGGGCGACATGGAGACCGAAAGCGAGCCGAGTCTCAATGAATCCAACGAGTCAAACGACGACCCAAAAGTGCCCCATCATCCACTAAACAGCCTGTGGACCCTATGGTACCTAGAGAGCGATCGCACCAAGTCCTGGGAGGATTTGCAGAACAAGGTGGCCAGCTTTGATACCGTGGAGAATTTCTGGAGCCTCTGGTCGCACATCAAGCCACCATCAGAGCTAAAGACCGGCAGTGATTATAGCATTTTCAAGCGTGGCATTCGTCCCATGTGGGAGGATGAGGCCAATAAGAATGGCGGCCGGTGGGTCATCTCCATTAACAAGAACAACAAGCATGATTTGGACAACTTTTGGCTGGACACAATGCTCTGCCTGATCGGTGAGACCTCGGACTATGCCGATGACATTTGCGGTGCTGTGGTCAACATACGTTCCAAGTCCAACAAGATATCCATTTGGACATCGGATGGCAAGAACGAGACAGCCACCTGGGAAATTGGTCAAATGCTGCGCGACTGTATGCGTCTCTCCACTGACTACACCCTGTCCTATTTTCTTCACATAGACACCATGGCCAAGCAGGGCTCCATTGTGAAGGCTGTGTATACGCTGTAG
- the LOC108079966 gene encoding transcription factor SPT20 homolog isoform X2 translates to MFSTNFYKMKNFANPNIFFRRNPKIATEPKEAVKAMPTTDVAKDNVLTVSKLEKLEKENEIQMVKLEKEIKVEKLEKEIKVEKLEKVLQVESSVTAEPDPVPSTLSKAKKRRNRYINRKINNINKNVVPGSSPSRDSSGSSSNPKSAKLRKIEPSQELQKNEQDQQKPQQQKAQQQKQQQQQTQQKPQQQQQQLQQQQQKPQLQKPQQENSQQQNPQQQHQKQQLNRRQKVKQKQQQQNPQQEMEQKQQQNPQQQLQKPLQQQQQKPMQQKQLQQQQQKPQQQKPQQQKPQQLQQQQQKPQQQQHLKQQQKPKQQKKPLQPETIEKAPESINKYEMKFSEVVKGQEKTTSEMNMIQVKTTSEMNKIQVKTTLSSNKNQAKNPENKGLDNQKNQKVKHTESLKNQEKTFSEVVKAITEKQKKRDNKDIDRINLDKAQEDEIQKSQEMVLQTEDLKVNQEKVQSESLKSQEKTQQSEGLKTQEMVPQPESLETQEMQQQPDSLKTQEKQQQPESQKLNQEKLPQPESLTTLKKPEQPESLNVNQDETIPDTMSSQIPAPSQPDKSPHEPKETSSQELDLLKPKQGDMETESEPSLNESNESNDDPKVPHHPLNSLWTLWYLESDRTKSWEDLQNKVASFDTVENFWSLWSHIKPPSELKTGSDYSIFKRGIRPMWEDEANKNGGRWVISINKNNKHDLDNFWLDTMLCLIGETSDYADDICGAVVNIRSKSNKISIWTSDGKNETATWEIGQMLRDCMRLSTDYTLSYFLHIDTMAKQGSIVKAVYTL, encoded by the coding sequence ATGTTTTCGACGAATTTCTACAAAATGAAGAATTTCGCCAATccgaatattttttttagacgCAACCCAAAGATCGCCACGGAGCCTAAAGAAGCCGTCAAAGCAATGCCTACAACTGATGTCGCCAAGGATAATGTATTAACGGTGTCGAAATTGGAGAAATTAGAGAAGGAGAATGAGATTCAAATGGTGAAATTAGAGAAGGAAATTAAAGTTGAGAAATTAGAGAAGGAAATTAAAGTGGAGAAATTAGAGAAAGTGCTTCAAGTGGAGAGTTCAGTTACGGCGGAGCCAGATCCTGTGCCATCCACTCTGAGCAAGGCCAAGAAGAGAAGGAACCGTTATATAAACAGGAAGATTAACAACATCAACAAGAATGTGGTTCCAGGTAGCTCCCCGTCCAGAGATTCCAGTGGGTCTAGTAGCAATCCAAAAAGTGCCAAGCTGAGGAAGATCGAGCCATCGCAGGAGCTGCAGAAGAATGAGCAGGATCAGCAAAAGCCACAGCAGCAGAAGGCACAACAgcagaagcaacagcagcagcaaacgcAGCAGAAAcctcaacaacagcagcagcagctgcaacagcaacagcagaaacCTCAGCTGCAGAAGCCGCAGCAGGAGAACTCTCAGCAGCAGAACCctcagcagcaacaccaaaaACAGCAGCTAAATCGAAGGCAGAAGGTAAAgcagaagcaacagcaacagaacCCGCAGCAGGAAatggagcagaagcagcagcagaacccgcagcagcagcttcaaaAACCTctacagcaacagcaacagaaacCCATGCAGCAGAAacagctgcaacagcagcagcagaaacctCAGCAACAGAAACCTCAGCAACAAAagccgcagcagctgcaacagcagcagcagaaacctcagcaacagcagcacctGAAACAGCAGCAAAAACCGAAGCAACAAAAGAAGCCGCTGCAGCCTGAGACAATCGAGAAGGCGCCGGAGAGCATAAACAAGTACGAGATGAAATTTTCTGAAGTGGTAAAGGGGCAAGAAAAGACCACTTCCGAAATGAATATGATCCAGGTGAAGACAACTTCCGAAATGAATAAGATCCAGGTGAAGACAACTCTTTCAAGCAATAAGAACCAGGCAAAGAACCCGGAAAACAAAGGTCTTGATAATCAGAAGAATCAGAAAGTAAAACATACTGAAAGCCTAAAAAACCAGGAGAAGACATTTTCCGAAGTCGTAAAGGCGATCACTGAGAAGCAAAAGAAACGGGATAATAAAGATATCGACAGAATTAATCTGGATAAGGCACAAGAAGACGAAATACAGAAGAGCCAGGAGATGGTACTGCAAACCGAAGACTTAAAGGTGAACCAGGAGAAGGTACAATCCGAAAGCCTAAAGAGCCAGGAGAAGACACAACAATCCGAAGGTTTAAAGACCCAGGAGATGGTACCACAACCCGAGAGCCTGGAGACCCAGGAGATGCAACAACAACCCGATAGCCTGAAGACCCAGgagaagcaacaacaacccgaGAGCCAGAAGTTGAACCAGGAGAAGTTACCACAACCCGAAAGCTTAACGACCCTGAAGAAGCCAGAACAACCCGAAAGCCTGAATGTGAATCAGGACGAGACCATTCCCGATACAATGTCATCACAGATCCCCGCTCCTTCCCAGCCCGACAAGTCACCCCATGAACCCAAAGAAACCTCTTCCCAAGAACTCGATCTCCTTAAACCAAAGCAGGGCGACATGGAGACCGAAAGCGAGCCGAGTCTCAATGAATCCAACGAGTCAAACGACGACCCAAAAGTGCCCCATCATCCACTAAACAGCCTGTGGACCCTATGGTACCTAGAGAGCGATCGCACCAAGTCCTGGGAGGATTTGCAGAACAAGGTGGCCAGCTTTGATACCGTGGAGAATTTCTGGAGCCTCTGGTCGCACATCAAGCCACCATCAGAGCTAAAGACCGGCAGTGATTATAGCATTTTCAAGCGTGGCATTCGTCCCATGTGGGAGGATGAGGCCAATAAGAATGGCGGCCGGTGGGTCATCTCCATTAACAAGAACAACAAGCATGATTTGGACAACTTTTGGCTGGACACAATGCTCTGCCTGATCGGTGAGACCTCGGACTATGCCGATGACATTTGCGGTGCTGTGGTCAACATACGTTCCAAGTCCAACAAGATATCCATTTGGACATCGGATGGCAAGAACGAGACAGCCACCTGGGAAATTGGTCAAATGCTGCGCGACTGTATGCGTCTCTCCACTGACTACACCCTGTCCTATTTTCTTCACATAGACACCATGGCCAAGCAGGGCTCCATTGTGAAGGCTGTGTATACGCTGTAG